The nucleotide sequence ATCGGCGTGTGGAGCGATGGTCCGCTGCTGGTACTGGACACTCTGCTGCGGATACAGGGGCGGAGGGGGTGCGGCAGGAGCgggcaactgctgctgctggtaatCCAAGCCCAAGGGCTGATAACTCGGCCGATAGTTAATCAGCTGAAAGTGTGGCGTCTGCTGCTGAAAGTGAATCGCCGGCGGAGGAGCCGGACTATAGCCGCCCacaatgggcgtggcagcggcaCCATACTCAAAGCGACGAAGACGCGGTGAATCGTAATACAATTGTCTTGGATGGTAAAAGACATGTGGCTGCTGCAACAATGCCGGCGAAACGAAAAGCAACAATTGCAG is from Drosophila melanogaster chromosome 3L and encodes:
- the CG13305 gene encoding uncharacterized protein, isoform C — encoded protein: MDLPIGKLNGLLKMQIFLLQLLLFVSPALLQQPHVFYHPRQLYYDSPRLRRFEYGAAATPIVGGYSPAPPPAIHFQQQTPHFQLINYRPSYQPLGLDYQQQQLPAPAAPPPPLYPQQSVQYQQRTIAPHADLAKYRYEDCRSSSSSNPHRMSKRKDPGGTPRIWTRMWPKPEVQLTEVPRKPSTFMTFSCALMHPIRGVMATS